Proteins encoded within one genomic window of Acidobacteriota bacterium:
- a CDS encoding Uma2 family endonuclease translates to MTTPLRHAELDGDREAGRLFLALPPVVRLDDDQFYELCRLNRELRIERAAGGGLSIMPPAGGDTSRRNAEIVRQLANWASRNGAGTCFDSSCGFVLPNGAVRSPDAAWVLRERLNALTERQRSRFLPLCPDFVVELRSPTDSLPVLQDKMREYVDNGAGLGWLIDPLRAEVFVYLPDGSVECLQAPAYLSADPLLAGFRLERDEIW, encoded by the coding sequence ATGACGACGCCCTTACGGCACGCGGAACTCGACGGAGACAGGGAAGCTGGCCGTCTGTTTCTGGCGCTTCCGCCGGTCGTGCGCCTCGACGACGATCAGTTCTACGAGTTGTGCCGGTTGAACCGCGAGTTGCGCATCGAGCGCGCGGCCGGGGGAGGTCTATCCATCATGCCGCCCGCCGGAGGCGACACCAGCCGCAGGAACGCCGAGATCGTGAGACAACTCGCGAACTGGGCCAGTCGGAACGGAGCTGGGACCTGCTTCGACTCCTCCTGCGGCTTCGTCCTCCCGAACGGCGCGGTTCGCTCTCCGGACGCTGCCTGGGTACTCCGCGAGCGGCTGAATGCCCTGACGGAGCGTCAGCGCAGCCGTTTTCTTCCGCTGTGTCCGGACTTCGTGGTGGAATTGCGCTCGCCGACCGACAGCCTGCCGGTTCTACAGGACAAGATGCGCGAGTACGTGGACAACGGCGCCGGCCTCGGCTGGCTGATCGATCCGTTGCGGGCGGAGGTCTTCGTCTACCTGCCGGACGGTTCGGTCGAGTGCCTCCAGGCGCCGGCGTACCTGTCGGCCGATCCCCTCCTGGCGGGATTCCGTCTGGAACGGGACGAGATCTGGTAG
- a CDS encoding addiction module toxin, HicA family, with protein MRVGGTQQFLRTVARIGFTLDRMEGSHMILIGPTGRRLTVPRHRELGRGLLRALIRDAGLTREEFLQLVR; from the coding sequence ATGCGCGTCGGAGGCACCCAACAGTTCCTCAGGACGGTCGCCAGGATCGGATTCACGCTCGACCGCATGGAGGGTAGCCACATGATCCTGATCGGCCCAACCGGCCGACGGCTCACGGTCCCGAGGCACCGCGAATTGGGTCGGGGCCTTCTCAGGGCGCTGATTCGCGACGCCGGCCTGACACGGGAGGAATTCCTCCAACTTGTCCGTTGA
- a CDS encoding twin-arginine translocation signal domain-containing protein, whose amino-acid sequence MALTRRSVIKGAGAAGSLLLAGGIPVWAKTGQPGVPPVPRDYLRLSSALLGIEAAALEPAPRPGGAPLADTFHALCGEAAPDALAALLAEFGQASTGSTSAAGVARRLLETEGSPRPDGVGAVARLTMLMWLYGVWYGGMETARMPGSAAYLAPAHRTDLVVSVDAYRNAWIWRFAQTSPAGVAGTPGNWSEPPPDLADFLRDA is encoded by the coding sequence ATGGCTCTTACGCGACGTTCGGTGATCAAGGGCGCCGGTGCCGCCGGCTCGCTGCTGCTCGCGGGCGGAATCCCGGTCTGGGCCAAGACCGGCCAGCCGGGCGTGCCGCCTGTGCCGCGCGACTACCTGCGGCTGTCGTCCGCGCTGCTGGGGATCGAGGCCGCCGCATTGGAGCCAGCGCCGCGGCCGGGCGGTGCGCCGCTCGCCGACACGTTCCATGCTCTGTGCGGCGAGGCCGCCCCCGATGCGCTCGCAGCCCTGCTCGCCGAGTTCGGACAGGCCTCTACCGGTAGCACCTCGGCGGCGGGCGTCGCCCGGCGCCTGCTGGAAACCGAAGGGAGCCCGCGGCCCGACGGCGTGGGCGCAGTGGCGCGGCTGACGATGCTGATGTGGCTCTACGGCGTCTGGTACGGCGGGATGGAGACGGCCCGCATGCCGGGCTCGGCCGCCTACCTCGCCCCAGCCCACCGCACGGACCTGGTCGTCTCCGTCGACGCGTACCGCAACGCCTGGATCTGGCGGTTCGCGCAGACGAGCCCTGCGGGTGTCGCGGGAACGCCGGGGAACTGGTCGGAACCCCCGCCCGACCT